From a region of the Mycobacterium sp. SMC-8 genome:
- a CDS encoding bifunctional 2-polyprenyl-6-hydroxyphenol methylase/3-demethylubiquinol 3-O-methyltransferase UbiG, whose product MASEVKQHWEDRYAERDRIWSGRVNRWLAETSQLEKPGRALDLGCGEGGDTVWLAEQGWHVVGVDISETALERAAAEVAARGLTDRVRLVQMNLSETFPDGAFELVSAQFLQSMVHLDRERIFAAAAWAVAPGGLLVVVDHAAAPPWAVHVRDHVFPTVDEVLASIDLGEGKWDQVRIGTVEREAVGPDGQQGLLQDNLIVLRRL is encoded by the coding sequence ATGGCATCTGAGGTCAAACAGCATTGGGAGGACCGGTACGCGGAGAGGGACCGGATCTGGAGCGGGCGGGTGAACCGGTGGCTCGCCGAAACATCCCAACTGGAAAAGCCAGGCCGGGCACTGGATCTCGGTTGCGGGGAGGGGGGTGACACGGTGTGGCTGGCCGAGCAGGGCTGGCACGTCGTCGGTGTCGATATCTCCGAGACTGCGCTGGAACGTGCCGCCGCCGAGGTGGCGGCACGCGGGTTGACGGACCGGGTGCGGCTGGTGCAGATGAACCTGTCCGAGACCTTCCCCGACGGCGCCTTCGAGCTGGTGTCGGCGCAGTTCCTGCAGTCGATGGTGCATCTGGACCGGGAGCGCATTTTCGCCGCGGCCGCGTGGGCGGTGGCGCCCGGTGGCCTGCTGGTGGTCGTCGATCATGCGGCGGCGCCGCCCTGGGCGGTACACGTGCGCGACCATGTCTTCCCGACCGTCGACGAGGTGCTGGCGTCGATCGACCTCGGAGAAGGGAAGTGGGATCAGGTCCGGATCGGCACGGTGGAGCGTGAGGCCGTCGGGCCGGACGGTCAGCAAGGACTGCTCCAGGACAACCTGATCGTGTTGCGGCGGCTCTAA
- a CDS encoding NAD(P)/FAD-dependent oxidoreductase: protein MDKLWDCVIVGGGAAGLSAALVLGRARRHTLVVDAGTQSNLAAHGIGGLLGFDGVPPSELYARGRRELAAYPSVRVVDGQVVNAVADREFTLVLAEGNTVRARRVLLATGMRYDSPAVPGLAELWGRSVFHCPFCHGWEVRDSPLAVLADGDRGVHMATLLRGWSEDVVLLSQDLTDTQRSRLAEAGVVADERPVAELVSRDGELECVVFADGTSLARRGLLVAATLHQRSALAAELGVRFAAPGPVSVEAIEVDGMFRTSVSGVFAAGDVCAQMPQVAAAVAAGSAAAASIVASFLEE from the coding sequence ATGGACAAGTTGTGGGACTGCGTGATCGTCGGTGGCGGCGCTGCCGGGCTGAGTGCCGCGCTGGTACTCGGCCGGGCGCGGCGGCACACGCTCGTCGTCGACGCCGGTACGCAGAGCAATCTCGCCGCTCACGGGATCGGCGGCCTGCTGGGCTTTGACGGTGTGCCTCCTTCGGAGCTCTACGCGCGGGGACGTCGAGAGCTGGCTGCCTATCCCAGCGTGCGGGTGGTCGACGGGCAGGTGGTCAACGCCGTCGCCGACCGCGAATTCACCTTGGTCCTGGCCGAGGGCAACACGGTGCGGGCCAGACGGGTGCTTCTCGCGACGGGAATGCGCTACGACTCGCCGGCGGTCCCGGGACTGGCGGAGTTGTGGGGGAGGTCGGTGTTCCACTGTCCGTTCTGCCACGGCTGGGAGGTTCGCGATTCGCCGCTGGCGGTGCTGGCCGACGGCGATCGCGGAGTGCACATGGCGACGCTGCTGCGCGGTTGGAGCGAGGACGTGGTTCTGCTGAGCCAGGATCTCACCGACACGCAGCGGTCGCGGTTGGCCGAAGCCGGAGTGGTGGCCGACGAGCGGCCGGTCGCCGAACTGGTTTCGCGGGACGGCGAATTGGAGTGTGTGGTGTTCGCGGACGGGACCAGCCTGGCCCGGCGTGGGTTGCTGGTGGCCGCGACGCTGCACCAGCGCTCGGCACTCGCGGCTGAGTTGGGCGTGAGATTCGCTGCGCCAGGCCCCGTTTCGGTGGAGGCGATAGAGGTGGACGGAATGTTCCGAACGTCGGTGTCCGGCGTGTTTGCGGCGGGCGACGTGTGCGCGCAGATGCCGCAGGTGGCGGCCGCGGTGGCGGCCGGGTCTGCGGCGGCAGCATCAATAGTGGCGAGTTTCCTGGAGGAGTGA
- a CDS encoding helix-turn-helix domain-containing protein translates to MKANDESVDVRVRRRLRDLRMQRGMTLEDVATKSSIDVSTLSRLESGKRRLALDHLPRLAAALSVSTDELLRAPDVEDPRVHGRSHTHNQITFWPLTGQGPAGGLHAYKIRVSARRRTPPAELPVHEGHDWMYVLSGQLRLLLGDRDFTIKPGEAVEFSTWTPHWFGVVDGPVEAIALFGLHGERVHVHGDHR, encoded by the coding sequence ATGAAGGCAAACGACGAGAGCGTGGACGTCCGGGTGCGGCGACGCCTGCGAGACCTGCGCATGCAGCGCGGCATGACGCTCGAGGATGTGGCCACCAAGTCCAGTATCGACGTCTCCACCTTGAGCCGGCTGGAATCCGGAAAGCGCCGGCTGGCACTGGATCATCTGCCCCGCCTGGCGGCTGCTCTGTCGGTCAGCACCGACGAACTGCTTCGCGCTCCCGACGTCGAGGATCCCCGGGTGCACGGGCGCTCACACACGCACAACCAGATCACGTTCTGGCCGTTGACCGGGCAGGGACCGGCGGGAGGTCTGCACGCCTACAAGATCCGGGTCAGCGCCCGAAGGCGCACTCCCCCGGCCGAGCTACCGGTCCACGAAGGTCACGACTGGATGTACGTGCTGTCCGGCCAACTTCGCCTGCTGCTGGGAGACCGCGACTTCACGATCAAACCCGGTGAGGCCGTGGAGTTCTCGACCTGGACCCCGCACTGGTTCGGTGTCGTCGACGGACCGGTGGAGGCCATCGCGCTGTTCGGCCTGCACGGTGAACGCGTGCACGTGCACGGCGATCACAGGTAG